In Nicotiana tabacum cultivar K326 chromosome 17, ASM71507v2, whole genome shotgun sequence, one DNA window encodes the following:
- the LOC107814116 gene encoding STS14 protein, with translation MANFFFFLLTTSLFLTHISGQTISPPPPPTAATTPAALPAAAQEFLDAHNKARAEVGVAPPLKWSPMLAKETSLLVRYQRNKQNCNFANLTSGKYGGNQLWASGMAVTPRMAVDTWVAEKKFYNYANNSCVGDHKCGVYTQVVWKQSLELGCAQATCSNGPATLTICFYNPPGNVIGEKPY, from the coding sequence ATGGCCaactttttcttcttcctattaaCCACTTCTTTATTCTTAACTCACATCTCAGGACAGACAATTTCACCACCACCTCCACCGACAGCCGCCACAACTCCCGCTGCGCTACCGGCCGCGGCCCAAGAATTCTTGGATGCACATAACAAAGCAAGAGCTGAAGTGGGTGTTGCCCCCCCTCTCAAATGGAGTCCCATGCTAGCCAAAGAAACTAGCCTTCTTGTTCGTTATCAAAGGAACAAACAAAATTGCAACTTTGCAAATTTAACCAGTGGGAAATATGGTGGAAATCAATTATGGGCTAGTGGTATGGCCGTGACCCCACGTATGGCTGTAGATACTTGGGTTGCTGAGAAGAAATTTTACAACTATGCTAATAATTCATGTGTAGGGGATCATAAGTGCGGTGTTTATACGCAGGTTGTTTGGAAACAATCGTTGGAATTAGGTTGTGCTCAAGCTACTTGTTCTAATGGACCTGCTACTCTTACCATATGTTTTTATAATCCCCCTGGAAATGTAATAGGAGAGAAACCTTATTAG
- the LOC107814115 gene encoding uncharacterized protein LOC107814115, which translates to MSTPTTELIREIAVLELEVVHLEQYLLSLYRKAFDQQISSLSPPIEDDKIRSPQSTQIRRCLEFSESDVMLRRENSCAQLDCQSASNPWNETTSTTEEKVKEPGVHRSHSSLTQHSAPSNRAPLSEEIPGKALRACQSQPFSMMQYAQSSCSNLISLAEHLGTRISDHVPETPNKLSEDMLKCMCTIYCKLADPPRINPCLSSPNSSLSSMSAFSPKDQCGIWSPGFRNDLSFDVRLDNHFYVEGLKEFSGPYSTMVEVQCIYKDSHKLGEIEPLLQNFRSIISRLEKIDPRRLTHEEKLAFWINIHNALAMHAFLANGIPEKNVKRISLLLKAAYNVGGHVVSANVIQNYILGCRMSRPGQWLRLLLSSRGKLKVGDGRQGYAIEHPEPLLHFALCSGNHSDPAVRVYTPKRVFQELEAAKEEYIRATFGVKKDQKVVLPKVVESFAKDSGLCPADMMELIQQSLPESLRRSIKKIQQGNARKNIEWIPHNFAFRFLIMKELVK; encoded by the exons ATGTCTACG CCAACGACCGAACTGATTAGAGAAATTGCAGTACTAGAGTTGGAAGTAGTGCATTTGGAACAGTATCTTCTCTCATTATACCGTAAAGCATTTGATCAACAAATCTCATCCTTGTCTCCTCCCATAGAGGATGATAAAATAAGATCACCGCAAAGTACCCAAATAAGAAGGTGCCTTGAATTTTCTGAATCTGATGTGATGTTGAGAAGGGAAAATTCTTGTGCTCAACTTGATTGCCAATCAGCATCAAATCCATGGAATGAAACCACTAGCACAACAGAAGAAAAAGTTAAAGAACCTGGAGTTCATCGAAGCCATTCCTCATTAACGCAACATTCAGCTCCGTCAAATAGAGCTCCCCTATCAGAGGAAATACCAGGGAAAGCTTTGCGTGCATGTCAGTCCCAACCTTTTTCTATGATGCAG TATGCACAGAGTTCTTGTTCAAATTTAATCAGTTTGGCAGAGCATCTTGGCACGCGCATCTCTGATCATGTTCCAGAGACACCAAATAAGTTGTCTGAAGACATGCTAAAGTGCATGTGCACTATATATTGCAAACTTGCTGATCCTCCACGGATAAATCCCTGTCTCTCATCCCCAAACTCATCCTTGTCATCAATGAGTGCCTTTTCTCCAAAGGATCAATGTGGCATATGGAGTCCAGGATTTAGGAACGATTTGTCTTTTGATGTTCGGTTGGACAATCATTTTTATGTGGAAGGGTTGAAGGAGTTCAGTGGACCTTACAGCACAATGGTTGAAGTACAATGTATATATAAAGATAGTCACAAACTAGGTGAAATTGAACCATtgttgcaaaatttcag GTCGATAATTTCTCGCCTAGAAAAAATAGATCCACGAAGGTTGACTCACGAGGAAAAGCTAGCATTCTGGATTAACATACACAATGCATTGGCGATGCAT GCATTTTTAGCTAATGGGATTCCAGAAAAAAATGTGAAGAGAATTTCTCTACTCTTGAAG GCTGCTTATAATGTCGGCGGTCATGTAGTCAGTGCCAATGTGATACAGAACTATATCCTCGGATGTCGAATGTCTAGACCAGGACAG TGGCTTCGCTTGTTACTTTCTTCTAGAGGAAAGCTTAAGGTAGGCGACGGAAGACAAGGCTATGCTATTGAACATCCAGAACCCCTTCTGCACTTTGCACTCTGCTCAGGCAATCATTCAGATCCTGCG GTACGAGTCTATACACCCAAGAGAGTGTTTCAGGAGCTGGAAGCAGCAAAAGAAGAATATATTAGAGCAACATTTGGTGTGAAGAAGGATCAGAAAGTTGTTTTACCAAAAGTTGTGGAGTCCTTTGCTAAGGATTCTGGTCTATGTCCTGCTGATATGATGGAGCTGATCCAGCAATCCTTACCTGAATCTCTCAGAAGAAGCATTAAGAAGATTCAGCAGGGAAATGCCCGAAAAAACATTGAATGGATTCCTCATAATTTTGCTTTCCGGTTTCTAATCATGAAGGAGCTGGTGAAGTGA